Proteins from one Piscinibacter lacus genomic window:
- the ppsA gene encoding phosphoenolpyruvate synthase, producing MALFEATALVVPFEQLRMADVDTVGGKNSSLGEMISQLAASGVRVPTGFATTAHAFRDFLTFNSLTEKINARLAALDTEDVRALAEAGAEIRGWVEHAPFPPALEAGIREAFATLSGGDASASFAVRSSATAEDLPDASFAGQQESFLNVVGIETVLLKIKEVFASLYNDRAISYRVHKGFAHAEVALSAGVQRMVRSDLGAAGVMFTIDTESGFKDVVFITSSYGLGETVVQGAVNPDEYYVHKPMLAAGKRAVIRRNLGSKLIKMVFASPEEKAASGKLVKTVDTVTEQRNRYSLSEAEVTELAQYAMTIEKHYGRPMDIEWGKDGVDGKLYILQARPETVKSQAEGKVEQRYKLKGSSTVLAEGRAIGQKIGTGPVRLVHSISEMDKVQPGDVLVTDMTDPNWEPVMKRASAIVTNRGGRTCHAAIIARELGIPAVVGCGDATATLKDGQLVTVACSEGDTGLIYDGLLDTEITEVSRGELPPSPVKIMMNVGNPQLAFDFAQMPNSGVGLARLEFIINNNIGIHPKAILDYPNVDSDLKKAVESVARGHASPRAFYVDKLVEGIATIAAAFWPKSVIVRLSDFKSNEYKKLIGGSRYEPEEENPMLGFRGASRYISREFGEAFAMECEALKRVRNEMGLSNVEIMVPFVRTLKQAERVNALLAEQGLKRGENGLRLIMMCEIPSNAILAEQYLQHFDGMSIGSNDLTQLTLGLDRDSGLELLAADFDERDPAVTALISMAIQACRAQGKYIGICGQGPSDHPDFADWLADQGIASISLNPDTVIETWQRLAKR from the coding sequence ATGGCCCTCTTCGAAGCGACCGCCCTGGTCGTCCCCTTCGAGCAACTCCGCATGGCGGACGTCGACACCGTCGGCGGCAAGAACAGCAGCCTCGGCGAAATGATCAGCCAGCTCGCAGCATCCGGCGTGCGGGTGCCGACCGGCTTCGCGACCACCGCCCATGCCTTCCGCGACTTCCTGACCTTCAACAGCCTGACCGAGAAGATCAACGCCCGCCTGGCCGCCCTCGATACCGAGGACGTGCGCGCGCTGGCCGAGGCCGGGGCCGAGATCCGCGGCTGGGTCGAGCATGCGCCCTTTCCGCCGGCGCTGGAGGCTGGCATCCGCGAGGCCTTCGCCACCCTGTCGGGCGGCGATGCCAGCGCGTCCTTCGCCGTGCGCTCCTCGGCCACCGCCGAGGACCTGCCCGATGCGAGCTTCGCCGGCCAGCAGGAGAGCTTCCTGAACGTGGTGGGCATCGAGACGGTGCTGCTCAAGATCAAGGAAGTCTTCGCCAGCCTCTACAACGATCGCGCGATCAGCTACCGCGTGCACAAGGGCTTCGCCCATGCCGAGGTGGCCCTGTCGGCCGGCGTGCAGCGCATGGTGCGCAGCGACCTGGGCGCAGCCGGCGTGATGTTCACCATCGACACCGAGTCGGGCTTCAAGGACGTGGTCTTCATCACGTCCAGCTACGGCCTGGGCGAGACGGTGGTGCAGGGCGCCGTGAACCCTGACGAGTACTACGTTCACAAGCCCATGCTGGCCGCAGGCAAGCGCGCGGTGATCCGCCGCAACCTGGGCAGCAAGCTGATCAAGATGGTCTTCGCCTCGCCGGAGGAGAAGGCCGCCAGCGGCAAGCTGGTCAAGACGGTCGACACCGTCACCGAGCAGCGCAACCGCTACAGCCTGAGCGAGGCCGAGGTCACCGAGCTCGCGCAGTACGCGATGACCATCGAGAAGCACTACGGCCGCCCGATGGACATCGAGTGGGGCAAGGACGGCGTCGACGGCAAGCTCTACATCCTGCAGGCTCGCCCGGAGACGGTGAAGAGCCAGGCCGAGGGCAAGGTCGAGCAGCGCTACAAGCTCAAGGGCAGCAGCACCGTGCTGGCCGAGGGCCGCGCCATCGGCCAGAAGATCGGCACCGGTCCGGTCCGCCTGGTGCACAGCATCAGCGAGATGGACAAGGTGCAGCCCGGCGACGTGCTGGTCACCGACATGACCGACCCGAACTGGGAGCCGGTGATGAAGCGCGCCAGCGCCATCGTCACCAACCGCGGCGGCCGTACCTGCCACGCAGCCATCATCGCGCGCGAGCTGGGCATCCCGGCGGTGGTCGGCTGCGGCGACGCGACCGCCACCCTGAAGGACGGCCAGCTCGTCACCGTGGCCTGCTCGGAAGGCGACACCGGCCTGATCTACGACGGCCTGCTCGACACCGAGATCACCGAGGTCAGCCGCGGCGAGCTGCCGCCCTCGCCGGTGAAGATCATGATGAACGTCGGCAATCCGCAGCTTGCCTTCGACTTTGCGCAGATGCCCAACAGCGGCGTCGGCCTGGCGCGGCTCGAGTTCATCATCAACAACAACATCGGCATCCACCCCAAGGCCATCCTCGACTATCCGAACGTCGATTCCGACCTGAAGAAGGCGGTCGAGAGCGTGGCCCGGGGCCATGCCAGCCCGCGCGCCTTCTATGTCGACAAGCTGGTCGAGGGCATCGCCACCATCGCCGCGGCCTTCTGGCCCAAGTCGGTCATCGTGCGCCTGTCGGACTTCAAGTCCAACGAGTACAAGAAGCTGATCGGTGGCAGCCGCTACGAGCCCGAGGAAGAGAACCCGATGCTGGGCTTCCGCGGCGCCTCGCGCTACATCAGCCGCGAGTTCGGCGAGGCCTTCGCGATGGAGTGCGAGGCGCTCAAGCGTGTGCGCAACGAGATGGGCCTGAGCAATGTCGAGATCATGGTGCCCTTCGTCCGCACCCTAAAGCAGGCCGAGCGCGTGAATGCGCTGCTGGCCGAGCAGGGCCTCAAGCGCGGCGAGAACGGCCTGCGCTTGATCATGATGTGCGAGATCCCGAGCAATGCCATCCTGGCCGAGCAGTACCTGCAGCACTTCGACGGCATGTCGATCGGCTCGAACGACCTGACCCAGCTCACCCTGGGCCTGGACCGCGACTCCGGCCTGGAGCTGCTGGCCGCCGACTTCGACGAGCGCGACCCGGCCGTCACCGCCCTGATCTCGATGGCCATCCAGGCCTGCCGCGCCCAGGGCAAGTACATCGGCATCTGCGGCCAGGGCCCCAGCGACCACCCGGACTTCGCCGACTGGCTGGCCGACCAGGGCATTGCCTCGATCTCCCTGAACCCGGACACGGTCATCGAGACCTGGCAGCGTCTGGCCAAGCGCTGA
- the ppsR gene encoding posphoenolpyruvate synthetase regulatory kinase/phosphorylase PpsR, which translates to MAQRTVFYVSDGTGITAETFGNSILAQFAISVRHVRRPFIDTPDKAHQVLREIHETAEREGRRPIVFITVIEPEAHRIICGAPALVMDMFRTFVEPLEEEFGITSNHRVGRFSDVAKSKEYSDRIEAINFTLAHDDGQSSKNLAEADVILVGVSRSGKTPTSLYLAMQHGVKAANYPLIPEDFDRGHLPPALKPYKAKCFGLTIAPDRLSEIRHERRPNSRYASIENCRAEVAQAEQMMRRDGIAWLSSTHKSIEEIATTILRDLRPDRLVY; encoded by the coding sequence ATGGCCCAGCGCACCGTCTTCTACGTCTCCGATGGCACCGGCATCACGGCCGAGACCTTCGGTAACTCCATCCTGGCCCAGTTCGCGATCTCGGTGCGGCATGTGCGCCGCCCCTTCATCGACACGCCCGACAAGGCCCACCAGGTGCTGCGCGAGATCCACGAGACCGCCGAGCGCGAAGGCCGCCGGCCCATCGTCTTCATCACCGTCATCGAGCCCGAGGCGCACCGCATCATCTGTGGCGCGCCGGCCCTGGTGATGGACATGTTCCGCACCTTCGTCGAACCGCTGGAGGAGGAGTTCGGCATCACCTCCAACCACCGCGTCGGCCGCTTCTCGGACGTGGCCAAGAGCAAGGAATACAGCGACCGCATCGAGGCCATCAACTTCACGCTGGCCCATGACGACGGCCAGTCCTCCAAGAATCTGGCCGAAGCCGATGTCATCCTGGTCGGCGTGAGCCGCTCGGGCAAGACGCCGACCTCGCTCTACCTGGCCATGCAACACGGCGTGAAGGCGGCCAACTACCCCCTGATCCCCGAGGACTTCGACCGCGGCCACCTGCCGCCCGCGCTCAAGCCCTACAAGGCCAAGTGCTTCGGCCTGACGATCGCGCCGGACCGGCTGTCCGAGATCCGCCACGAGCGGCGGCCCAACAGCCGCTATGCCTCGATCGAGAACTGTCGCGCCGAGGTGGCCCAGGCCGAGCAGATGATGCGCCGCGACGGCATCGCCTGGCTGTCCTCGACGCACAAGTCCATCGAGGAGATCGCCACCACCATCCTGCGCGACCTGCGGCCCGACCGGCTCGTCTATTGA
- a CDS encoding DNA recombination protein RmuC: protein MPEWILPAASIALLALNLVLLLRLLARRADESPTAAATLAAVQALAQARQQDSDRLLRELQDSARAHRSEQAEALSRMQQSLLAQAGEAGRTQNEQIDSLRTQLAQAQQRLGETLGATLSQAAGQQVQQLQQLGEQQGQRLSETRQTVEHRLHALQTAVEQRLASLAADNEKKLEQMRATVDEKLHATLEARLGESFKQVADRLEQVHKGLGEMQGLARDVGSLNRVLSNVKTRGIFGEVQLAGLLEQVFTPEQYATNVATVPGRSERVEFALRLPGRSPAAGGAEAPIWLPIDAKFPREDYERLLEAHERADAPAVEAAAKAIEARLRTEARSIRDKYVSPPHTTDFAILFVPTEGLYAEALRRPGLVEALQREFKVMLAGPTTLLAVLNSLQMGFRTLALEKRSAEVWEVLGAVKTEFGKFGAILEKTRKKIDEAGKTLDDAGVRTRAMDRRLRSVEALSDSRAAELLPGLLQGDGDEPETMPEA, encoded by the coding sequence ATGCCCGAATGGATCCTTCCCGCCGCCTCGATCGCGCTGCTCGCGCTCAACCTCGTCCTGCTGCTGCGCCTGCTGGCGCGGCGGGCCGATGAGTCGCCCACCGCAGCGGCCACCCTGGCCGCCGTGCAGGCCCTGGCCCAGGCCCGCCAGCAGGACAGCGACCGCCTGCTGCGCGAGCTGCAAGACAGCGCCCGCGCCCACCGCAGCGAGCAGGCCGAGGCCCTCAGCCGCATGCAGCAAAGCCTGCTGGCCCAGGCCGGCGAGGCCGGCCGCACGCAGAACGAGCAGATCGACAGCTTGCGCACCCAGCTCGCCCAGGCCCAGCAGCGCCTGGGCGAGACCCTGGGCGCCACCCTCAGCCAGGCCGCCGGCCAGCAGGTGCAGCAGTTGCAGCAGCTCGGCGAGCAGCAGGGCCAGCGCCTGAGCGAAACACGCCAGACCGTCGAGCATCGCCTGCATGCCCTTCAGACCGCCGTCGAGCAGCGCTTGGCCAGCTTGGCCGCCGACAACGAGAAGAAGCTCGAACAGATGCGCGCCACCGTCGACGAGAAGCTGCATGCCACGCTGGAGGCGCGGCTGGGTGAAAGCTTCAAGCAGGTGGCCGACCGCCTGGAGCAAGTGCACAAGGGCCTGGGCGAGATGCAGGGCCTGGCGCGCGATGTCGGCTCGCTCAACCGCGTGCTGAGCAATGTGAAGACGCGCGGCATCTTCGGCGAGGTGCAGCTCGCCGGGTTGCTGGAACAGGTCTTCACGCCCGAGCAGTACGCGACCAACGTCGCCACCGTGCCCGGCCGCAGCGAGCGGGTGGAATTTGCCCTGCGCCTGCCCGGCCGCAGCCCGGCGGCCGGCGGGGCGGAGGCTCCGATCTGGCTGCCGATCGACGCCAAGTTCCCGCGCGAGGACTACGAGCGCCTGCTCGAAGCGCATGAACGCGCCGACGCGCCGGCCGTGGAGGCTGCGGCCAAGGCCATCGAGGCCCGGCTGCGCACGGAGGCCCGCAGCATCCGCGACAAGTATGTCTCACCGCCGCACACCACCGACTTCGCCATCCTCTTCGTGCCGACCGAGGGTCTCTATGCCGAGGCCCTGCGCCGGCCCGGCCTGGTCGAGGCCCTGCAGCGCGAGTTCAAGGTCATGCTGGCCGGCCCGACCACGCTGCTGGCCGTGCTCAACAGCCTGCAGATGGGCTTTCGCACCCTGGCGCTGGAGAAGCGCTCGGCCGAGGTCTGGGAGGTGCTGGGCGCGGTCAAGACCGAGTTCGGCAAGTTCGGCGCCATCCTCGAGAAGACCCGCAAGAAGATCGACGAGGCCGGCAAGACCCTGGACGATGCCGGCGTCCGCACCCGCGCGATGGACCGCCGCCTGCGCAGCGTGGAGGCCTTGTCCGACAGCCGCGCCGCCGAGCTGCTGCCCGGCCTGCTGCAGGGCGACGGGGACGAGCCCGAGACGATGCCCGAGGCCTGA
- a CDS encoding cytochrome b, with amino-acid sequence MSSTLPTRYSRSSVLLHWLMLAVIALAVFFVETRIFFDRGTPERAFFRAAHFSMGLLVLTLVTVRLIARLRGGTPPIVPAPPPLQRALSHAVHALLYLLMFGMPLAGWFILSLRGDPIPFFGLHLPPLAAPDEDLAKFIRGWHGDIGRVFYGLIGLHAAAALFHHYKLGDNTLRRMLPGR; translated from the coding sequence ATGTCCTCGACCCTGCCCACCCGCTACAGCCGCTCCAGCGTGCTGCTGCACTGGCTGATGCTGGCCGTCATTGCCCTGGCCGTCTTCTTCGTCGAGACGCGCATCTTCTTCGACCGCGGCACGCCCGAGCGCGCCTTCTTCCGCGCCGCCCACTTCAGCATGGGCCTGCTGGTGCTGACCCTGGTCACGGTGCGCCTGATCGCCCGGCTGCGCGGCGGCACGCCGCCCATCGTGCCGGCACCGCCGCCCTTGCAGCGTGCGCTGTCCCATGCCGTCCATGCGCTGCTCTACTTGCTGATGTTCGGCATGCCGCTGGCGGGCTGGTTCATCCTCAGCCTGCGCGGCGACCCGATTCCCTTCTTCGGCCTGCACCTGCCGCCCCTGGCTGCGCCCGACGAGGATCTGGCCAAGTTCATCCGCGGCTGGCATGGCGACATCGGCCGCGTCTTCTACGGCCTGATCGGCCTGCATGCGGCGGCGGCGCTCTTCCACCACTACAAGCTCGGCGACAACACCCTGCGCCGCATGCTGCCGGGCCGCTGA
- a CDS encoding 2-hydroxyacid dehydrogenase: MAAPPTSERPRVLITRRVFQDLQARLAEHFEVRDNPADAVWSGAELREQLAGCVGLMCTAGERVDVALLDAHPQLRVVSNIAVGLNNIDLRACAARDVTVTHTPDVLNETTADLGFALLLAAARKLSEAERYLRRGDWSKWAIDQFAGADVHGSTLGILGMGRIGQAIARRGALGFGMKVVYHNRSPLPAEAEQALGARWVTKDGLLAEADHLVLVLPYSPASHHIIGAAELAAMKPGATLVNIARGGIVDDAALARALEAGTIGAAGLDVFENEPALHPALLAAPNLVLTPHIGSGSMATRRAMVGLAVDNLIAALGCGPDAGRPPAPAPRPAPA, translated from the coding sequence ATGGCCGCCCCACCGACATCCGAGCGCCCGCGCGTGCTCATCACCCGCCGCGTCTTCCAGGACTTGCAGGCCCGCCTGGCCGAGCACTTCGAAGTGCGCGACAACCCGGCGGATGCCGTCTGGTCCGGTGCCGAACTGCGCGAGCAGCTCGCCGGCTGCGTCGGCCTGATGTGCACGGCCGGCGAGCGGGTCGATGTCGCGCTGCTCGATGCGCACCCGCAACTGCGGGTGGTCAGCAACATCGCGGTGGGGCTGAACAACATCGACCTGCGGGCCTGCGCCGCGCGCGACGTGACCGTGACCCACACGCCCGACGTGCTGAACGAGACCACCGCCGACCTGGGCTTCGCGCTCTTGCTGGCCGCGGCGCGCAAGCTGTCCGAGGCCGAGCGCTACTTGCGCCGCGGCGACTGGTCGAAATGGGCCATCGACCAGTTCGCCGGCGCCGACGTGCACGGCAGCACCCTCGGCATCCTGGGCATGGGCCGCATCGGCCAGGCCATCGCGCGGCGCGGCGCGCTGGGCTTTGGCATGAAGGTCGTCTATCACAACCGCTCGCCGCTGCCGGCCGAGGCCGAGCAGGCCCTGGGCGCACGCTGGGTGACGAAGGACGGCCTGCTGGCCGAGGCCGACCACCTGGTGCTGGTGCTGCCCTACAGCCCGGCCAGCCACCACATCATCGGCGCAGCCGAGCTGGCGGCGATGAAGCCGGGGGCCACGCTGGTCAACATCGCACGCGGCGGCATCGTCGACGACGCCGCCCTGGCCCGGGCGCTGGAGGCCGGCACGATCGGCGCGGCCGGCCTGGATGTCTTCGAGAACGAGCCGGCCCTGCATCCGGCCCTGCTGGCGGCACCGAACCTGGTGCTGACGCCGCACATCGGCAGCGGCTCGATGGCGACCCGGCGGGCCATGGTGGGCCTGGCGGTCGACAACCTGATCGCAGCCCTGGGCTGCGGCCCCGACGCCGGCCGGCCGCCGGCGCCGGCGCCCCGGCCCGCGCCGGCCTGA
- a CDS encoding LutC/YkgG family protein gives MDTSTARARILARIRSRQGRDALQKPAEAAERARWLAEHPRGPLPALEGDPVAHFQRMAARLETSLDRIATWAEAPVAVARHLAGLGLPGQGVAYPGLAALDWSAAGLALEARAPRDGDLLAVTGCFCAVAETGSLVFASSPDSPAAAHLLPETHIVLLPVDRIDAHQEDAFERMRRELGQIPRGFNTVSGPSRTADIEQTIVIGAHGPYRVHVILIDAPRPAA, from the coding sequence ATGGACACCTCCACCGCCCGCGCCCGCATCCTGGCCCGCATCCGCAGTCGCCAGGGCCGTGATGCCCTTCAAAAGCCGGCCGAGGCCGCCGAGCGCGCGCGCTGGCTGGCCGAGCATCCCCGCGGCCCCCTGCCGGCGCTGGAGGGCGACCCGGTCGCGCACTTCCAGCGCATGGCCGCCCGGCTCGAAACCAGCCTGGACCGCATTGCCACCTGGGCCGAGGCGCCGGTCGCCGTCGCCCGGCACCTGGCCGGCCTGGGCCTGCCCGGCCAGGGCGTGGCCTATCCCGGCCTGGCCGCCCTGGACTGGTCCGCCGCCGGCCTGGCCCTGGAGGCCCGCGCGCCGCGCGACGGCGATCTGCTGGCCGTCACCGGCTGCTTCTGCGCGGTGGCCGAGACGGGCTCCCTGGTCTTCGCCAGCAGCCCGGACAGCCCGGCCGCCGCCCACCTGCTGCCGGAGACGCACATCGTGCTGCTGCCGGTCGACCGCATCGACGCGCATCAGGAAGATGCCTTCGAGCGCATGCGCCGCGAGCTGGGCCAGATCCCGCGCGGCTTCAACACCGTCTCCGGCCCCTCGCGCACGGCCGACATCGAGCAGACCATCGTCATCGGCGCGCATGGGCCCTACCGGGTGCATGTGATCCTGATCGACGCGCCCCGCCCGGCGGCCTGA
- a CDS encoding histone deacetylase family protein — translation MSFAPPDSAPGLLRLRGYSSDRFVLPLPPGHRFPMQKYRLLREAVAARLPAVELHEAPAACDEELRLAHTADYVRGVVEGRLPPAMQREIGFPWSPDMVERSRRSVGATVAAMRDALREGLAGNLAGGTHHAAAGAGSGFCVFNDLAVAARVFQAERAAAGAPPPRIAVIDLDVHQGNGTAAILGADPAIYTLSMHGEKNFPFRKVPGRDEVDLPDGTGDVAYLDALDAALDRLWAWAPRPDLILYLAGADPYAGDRLGRLALSAEGLAERDRRVFAAALARRVPLAFCMGGGYGEVIEETVEIQLQTWRLAAEHRARWAAA, via the coding sequence ATGTCCTTCGCCCCGCCCGATTCCGCCCCCGGCCTGCTGCGGCTGCGCGGCTACAGCAGCGATCGCTTCGTGCTGCCCCTGCCGCCCGGCCACCGCTTTCCGATGCAGAAGTACCGCCTGCTGCGCGAGGCCGTGGCGGCCCGCCTTCCGGCGGTCGAACTGCATGAGGCGCCCGCCGCCTGCGACGAGGAGCTGCGGCTGGCCCACACGGCCGACTATGTGCGCGGCGTGGTCGAGGGCCGCCTGCCGCCGGCCATGCAGCGCGAGATCGGCTTTCCCTGGTCGCCCGACATGGTCGAGCGCTCGCGCCGCTCGGTCGGCGCCACCGTCGCCGCCATGCGCGATGCCTTGCGCGAGGGCCTGGCCGGCAACCTGGCCGGCGGCACCCACCATGCTGCGGCCGGGGCGGGCAGCGGCTTCTGCGTGTTCAACGACCTGGCGGTGGCGGCCCGGGTCTTCCAGGCGGAGCGCGCCGCGGCCGGCGCGCCGCCGCCGCGCATCGCGGTGATCGACCTCGACGTGCACCAGGGCAATGGCACGGCGGCCATCCTGGGCGCCGATCCGGCGATCTACACCCTGTCGATGCACGGCGAGAAGAACTTCCCCTTCCGCAAGGTGCCTGGCCGCGACGAGGTGGACCTGCCCGACGGCACTGGCGATGTGGCCTACCTGGACGCGCTCGACGCGGCGCTCGACCGCCTCTGGGCCTGGGCGCCGCGGCCGGACCTCATCCTCTACCTGGCCGGCGCCGACCCGTATGCCGGCGACCGGCTGGGCCGGCTGGCGCTCAGCGCGGAGGGCCTGGCCGAGCGCGACCGGCGCGTCTTTGCCGCCGCGCTCGCGCGCCGCGTGCCGCTGGCCTTCTGCATGGGCGGCGGCTATGGCGAGGTGATCGAGGAAACGGTCGAGATCCAGCTCCAGACCTGGCGCCTGGCCGCCGAGCACCGCGCCCGCTGGGCGGCGGCCTGA
- a CDS encoding phasin family protein codes for MTNAEQVLAAQKASVETLFTLTQKAFEGVEKLVELNLQVAKASLGEVAEHTKASMSVKDAQELLALNTALLQPAAEKAAAYSRSVYDIVSATGTEVSKLAEGQVADAQKKFASMVDTAAKNAPAGSENAVALVKSAIAAATNAVESVQKAAKQAAEVTEANLQALSATAAKATAAVKPAARRG; via the coding sequence ATGACCAATGCCGAACAAGTCCTCGCCGCCCAGAAGGCCAGCGTCGAAACCCTCTTCACCCTGACCCAGAAGGCCTTCGAAGGCGTGGAAAAGCTGGTCGAGCTGAACCTGCAAGTCGCCAAGGCTTCGCTGGGTGAAGTCGCCGAGCACACCAAGGCTTCGATGTCGGTCAAGGACGCCCAGGAGCTGCTGGCCCTGAACACCGCCCTGCTGCAACCGGCCGCCGAGAAGGCCGCCGCCTACAGCCGCAGCGTGTACGACATCGTCAGCGCCACCGGCACCGAAGTCTCGAAGCTGGCCGAAGGCCAAGTGGCCGACGCCCAGAAGAAGTTCGCTTCGATGGTCGACACAGCCGCCAAGAACGCCCCGGCCGGTTCGGAGAATGCCGTCGCCCTGGTGAAGTCGGCCATCGCCGCCGCCACCAACGCCGTGGAATCGGTGCAGAAGGCCGCCAAGCAAGCCGCTGAAGTGACCGAAGCCAATCTGCAAGCCCTGAGCGCGACCGCCGCCAAGGCCACCGCCGCCGTCAAGCCGGCCGCCCGCCGCGGCTGA
- a CDS encoding patatin-like phospholipase family protein — MHKRDKSARLRHISSLLLLAALVGCASLPPPAPPPAEPPAGAASPALPAPPPAPPVVLPPPRLGLALGGGAARGFAHIGVIQVLEAEGIPVHCVVGTSAGSLVAAMWASGKSGTELASLARSMDESAISDWTFTGRGLLRGQALARYVREHTEGRLIEGMVRPLGIVATDLGNGEAVLFRRGDPGTAVRASSAVPAVFMPVRINGREYVDGGLVAPVPVRFARQMGAELVLAVDISAAPEGQATGDPLRMLLQTFAIMGRSLNRWELQGADLVLRPALDGLSGADFTQRQRAIDAGRDAARAALPALRRALRREVAAPR, encoded by the coding sequence ATGCATAAGAGAGATAAGAGTGCGCGGCTGCGCCACATAAGCAGCCTGCTGCTGCTGGCTGCGCTGGTGGGCTGTGCCAGCCTGCCGCCGCCCGCCCCGCCGCCGGCCGAGCCCCCCGCCGGGGCCGCGAGCCCGGCGCTCCCAGCCCCCCCGCCCGCCCCCCCGGTGGTCCTGCCGCCCCCGCGCCTGGGCCTGGCCCTGGGCGGCGGCGCGGCCCGCGGCTTTGCCCACATCGGCGTGATCCAGGTGCTGGAGGCCGAGGGCATCCCCGTGCATTGTGTGGTCGGCACCTCGGCCGGCAGCCTGGTCGCGGCCATGTGGGCCTCGGGCAAGAGCGGCACCGAGCTGGCCTCGCTCGCCCGCAGCATGGACGAATCGGCCATCAGCGACTGGACCTTCACCGGCCGCGGCCTGCTGCGCGGCCAGGCCCTGGCCCGCTACGTGCGCGAGCACACCGAGGGCCGGCTGATCGAGGGCATGGTCCGGCCGCTGGGCATCGTCGCCACCGATCTGGGCAATGGCGAGGCCGTGCTCTTCCGCCGGGGCGATCCGGGCACCGCGGTGCGCGCCTCCAGCGCCGTGCCGGCGGTCTTCATGCCGGTGCGCATCAACGGCCGCGAGTATGTGGACGGCGGCCTCGTCGCCCCGGTGCCCGTGCGCTTTGCCCGGCAGATGGGCGCCGAGCTGGTGCTGGCCGTCGACATCTCGGCCGCGCCCGAGGGCCAGGCCACCGGCGACCCGCTGCGCATGTTGCTGCAGACCTTCGCCATCATGGGCCGCAGCCTGAACCGCTGGGAGCTGCAGGGCGCCGACCTGGTGCTGCGCCCGGCGCTGGACGGCCTCTCGGGCGCCGACTTCACCCAGCGCCAGCGCGCCATCGACGCCGGCCGGGACGCCGCCCGCGCGGCCCTGCCCGCCCTGCGCCGCGCCCTGCGGCGCGAGGTCGCCGCGCCGCGCTGA
- a CDS encoding sulfite exporter TauE/SafE family protein, translating into MKIRDLDLSDHPINAEHQALGLPPVEQSLTHAADHPVLRVASWAVIFLLTGATMYLLARLFNQADGHSALQTVAETLQGSAFWSAVAVGLLAQIVDGALGMAYGITSTSFLLATGSSPAVASAAVHIAEVFTTGVSGIAHIKLGNVNKSLFLRLLLPGMGGAIAGAWLLSRVDGDTMKPWVSAYLLLMGLYVISKIFRKIKPRRDEPRHVAKLGLLGGFVDAVGGGGWGPVVTTTLVGTGHDPRMTIGSVNLAEFFLTFVSAIAFAVLVGEQPWPTVAGLVVGGLFAAPFAAYLTSRLSTRSLLILVGSVISLISTYNLARALG; encoded by the coding sequence ATGAAAATCCGCGACCTCGACCTCAGCGACCACCCGATCAATGCCGAGCACCAGGCCCTGGGCCTGCCGCCGGTCGAGCAGTCGCTGACCCACGCCGCCGACCATCCGGTGCTGCGGGTGGCGAGCTGGGCGGTGATCTTCCTGCTGACCGGGGCCACCATGTACCTGCTGGCCCGCCTGTTCAACCAGGCCGACGGCCACAGCGCACTGCAGACGGTGGCCGAGACGCTGCAGGGCTCGGCCTTCTGGAGTGCGGTGGCCGTGGGCCTGCTGGCCCAGATTGTCGACGGCGCCCTGGGCATGGCCTACGGCATCACCTCGACCAGCTTCCTGCTCGCCACCGGCAGCAGCCCGGCGGTGGCCAGCGCGGCGGTGCACATTGCCGAAGTCTTCACCACCGGCGTGTCGGGCATCGCCCACATCAAGCTCGGCAATGTGAACAAGAGTCTCTTCCTGCGCCTGCTGCTGCCGGGCATGGGCGGTGCGATTGCCGGGGCCTGGCTGCTGTCGCGTGTCGACGGCGACACGATGAAGCCCTGGGTCTCGGCCTACCTGCTGCTGATGGGGCTCTATGTCATCAGCAAGATCTTCCGCAAGATCAAGCCGCGCCGCGACGAGCCGCGCCATGTGGCCAAGCTGGGCCTGCTCGGCGGCTTCGTCGATGCGGTGGGTGGCGGCGGCTGGGGTCCGGTGGTCACCACCACCCTGGTCGGCACCGGCCATGATCCGCGCATGACCATCGGCTCGGTCAACCTCGCCGAGTTCTTCCTGACCTTCGTGAGTGCCATCGCCTTCGCCGTGCTGGTCGGCGAGCAGCCTTGGCCGACGGTGGCGGGCCTGGTGGTGGGCGGCCTGTTCGCCGCGCCCTTTGCGGCCTACCTCACCTCGCGGCTGAGCACCCGCAGCCTGCTGATCCTGGTCGGTAGCGTGATCTCGCTGATCAGCACCTACAACCTGGCTCGCGCCCTGGGCTGA